Within the Mugil cephalus isolate CIBA_MC_2020 chromosome 1, CIBA_Mcephalus_1.1, whole genome shotgun sequence genome, the region taacTGTCTGTCaagaacaaaaatacacaaaaattataACATTTCTACTTACCTTTGCTTGAACATGGTAAGATCATCAGGGTGATGGCGTAAGCAATTTCTGCCTCGTTTTAATTCATACTAAACTAGAATATCATCCCGTTACAATTACTTAAAACTTCTACCCAATTCTATCCAAAACATACATGTTCACCATGACttaaaaatatgtggaaaaatatcTAACTAATGTTATGAGTCTTATTTGGTCTTTATGCTAAGAGTCTATTTACTCAACCTTCATAATTAATGTAAAAcataataaagtttaaatatttaccTGAAAATAATGGCCAAAAGATACTAGCTTATCTTTTGTGTTTACATCTTTATGTTAACAGTCATCACTAAAACTTAAGCTTAAAACTCACTCATGAGACTGGTATTAAATATCTCATGAtctatttttaaagaaatgctgaaAATAGCTGCTAATTGTATAGGAAATGGTTCAAAATGATAAcctttaaagatttaaaagcGTACCTTGTATTCTTGTGTGCACAAGGAGATCATCACAGCAGTAGCTCTGCCTGCTTCCACCTGGTCTTggccatgctaagctaactgttagcaGTCTTGTGATCACCATCATGTCATGTTTACCTGTGAGAGTAAATACGGAACCAAATTACAATTTGTGTGAAACTAGTGAAATaactagctaatagtagcctttCAGACGGTCTGTTTTAGCCTTTACGTTAAACCGGCTAGCAAAAACATAGTGCTATCAAATTAGCATCTAATATACGTTAAGCTAACAGTcaaattaacttttaatttctaTGCAAACTGTAGAAAACTCAGACCTTCTTGCATTTATCTGAATtacttttcatatttaataagcccagttcatttatttattcatcaaaaaCTGTTTAGCTATTAGCTGTTTAGCTGctagtattttatttctttatgctAATCTAACAGTCACATTAACGTCTAATTTCTATGTAAATTACAGCCAACTCAGAACTTTGTGCATTTAATTTACTTACTTTTCATATGCAACCAGTCCACGTAGTTTATGTATTTACCAAAAACTGTTAGCATGGAGCCATTTTACGAGCCAATGTTAGCTGCCGTTTGTGGCTTTCTGCCAAGCTACCgatttttaaattacattacatttttttaggAAATGTGCAGCAAACTGACTACCTTTTTATGCTGAGCTAACGATCACATTAACATCTAaattctaaaacaaacaaacaaaaaaaaacgtctgctAGCGAGTTCTTCGGATTTCTTTGCGTTAAGCTAACGGCCACATTAactaatatatatgtaaattgCAGCAAATTCAGACATTTGCTTTTAGCTACTAGCAGCTGCTagcagtttgtttctttaaatgaaGCTAACGGTCACATTAACGTGTAATTTCGATGTAAATTGCAGCAAACTCAGAAATTTTCGTACATTTAACTTACTTACGTTCGCATTCAACCAgaccattcatttatttatcaaaaaCTGTTAGCAAGACGCCATTCTACGAGCTACCGTTAAGCTTACGTTAAAGCTAACGGTCACATTAACGTCTATTTTCTAGGTAAAATTGCAGTAAACTCGGAACTTCTTGTATTTAACTTACCTTTTTAACCttactttttacatttaatcagtccaattatttcatttattaaccAAAAGCTGTTCGCTTTTAGTCATTATACGAATGTTAGCTGCTAACTGCATGTTTGTACTAAcgatttgttaatttatttattttttggataaatGTAAGCTTTATTTTTCGAGTTACTTTTTAACAAATAATAGgttcagtatatatatatatatacatttataaattcAGTCGTATATTGAGTAGTTTCTTTGAAAATCGCCgtgacataaaagaaaaaaataaataagctagTGTCAGACAAAAGGCAGAAAGGCGAGAGACGGTAGAGCGACATAGAGAAAGACTTGGaagtaaagagagagagagagggagcgggagagggaggaggagtgggggagacacagggggagggaggggacgcTGTCATCACGTACATCCgcggagaggaggggaagcgACGGGAAGGGAGGGTGGATTCAGCCggtgtctcctctctctgcagcagcagcagcagcagcggccatGCTGCCCTCCGCCGCCTCTCTCCTCGCTGCATCCCGGCCATCACCCCTGTATCCCGGCTAAAGCGCACCGGCTCAACCCGGCCCGGAGAGCCCGAGCAGACCGGAACACGGCACCAGGGTGGAGGGGAAAGCGGGGCAGAAGAGGAGCAAGCCCTCCCTAGCAACAGAACCGGTTTCACGGCATTACATTGGTGGGTGCCTCCCTCTccgtgtgtacgtgtgtttgAATGGCGCTGTCAGCACGGCTTAGCTCCCAGATGCAGAAAATTCTGTTATATCTAAAACACGTGGAGAAAGAGACAggttttataataattttaacCTTCGGGCTCCCATGCAGCCTTTTGAGCTGCAGACATATCTCATTTGACTGGAAAAATCAATGcaaatttcattaaaatacagtCTGCCTCTTTTGCACGTATGATTTGACATAAAAGACCTGTGGGAGGCATGAATGATATCCACATGAAGCCCATTCTTTGTGTCCTGCCATTATTTAAATGCAAGCCGGTGTGAAAACACCCTCCAAAAAGACTGAATTTCTCCTTCTGCAGCAGATAACTGATGACTGGACGTTGTGTCTCAGGTGATGCTGAGATCCGTCCTAAACCATGTGATTGTCATATTCTTTTGTCAGGGAAACGGAGGGATGCCGAGGACGCAAATGGAAGGCAAAATGTGACCGAAAAAACGGATTAGTCGGACCACAAAGCAACGATCAAGGTTTAAATCCGTTGTTCCCGGGGTTGAAAGCCAGATGATCGAGGTTACAGCTGGGTAACTGACACTGCAGCAAGGTTACTGCGAGGACGAGGCCAAATAGCCAAGGAGAGGGTTGAGGTTTGACGTTGACATTTTTGCTTCCTTTGAGCTTTCTTAGTATCAGTCTCCAACCATCAACCATCAAGTTTGAGAGTGTTACTGCTGGATTTACAACAAGATGTCTTGATGTAAAAACCTGGGACTACATTTGTCATATTCACATTGGGATTGCACTTGAATTACGCTTGACTTTGTCGGACTATGACCGGTCTACACATCATCCAACTGGTTCTACAGTGTTTTAGAGGTCTTCATTTAGATTGTGTTGGGGATTACAGCTAGCATTGGCGAACCCAACTACATTCTGACAATTACCACCACATTCAAAAACTGGTTCTTCACCACTTTTCATGGATTATAAAAATATCTGGGTTCTTTCCAGTTAGTCTCCAACCTTATAACACATATCTTATCAAACCTAGAGCCGCCCCTGGATTTGCTGACCATCTTGACTTGGAAGATGAACCTTGTGTAGCGGGGAGTCTTTTGCTATCGCCACAAATTTTCACCATGTCTTTGAGCAAGACTCTCGAGTTGGAGCATTTCGACGAACGCGACGCCAAGATTCGCCGGGGTCGCTCCACCCGGGCCAAGAGAGATGACTCCACCGGCAGCACTGGCGGCGGCGGAGGGTCCGGTCCGAGCTCCAGGGGCAGCAGTCTGGTCCCTAGCCCTGCCCACAGCGCCAACTGCAGCTACTACCGGACCCGGACCCTGCAGGCGCTCACCTCGGAGAAGCGAGCCAAGAAGGTCAGGTTTTACCGCAACGGGGACCGATACTTTAAAGGCCTGGTGTACGCCGTGTCCAGTGACCGCTTCCGCTCGTACGACGCGCTGCTAATGGAGCTGACACGCTCACTAGCGGACAACCTGCATCTGCCACAAGGCGTACGCACCATCTACACCATAGATGGCAGCAAGAAGATCACCAGCATGGACGAGCTGGTTGAAGGTAAGACTACGCTAGGCTAGCTGTCTTTCATGCTAACGTAACTTCtatattttaaacagatgaaCTTGTAGACATTTTATTAGTATTGTTCATCTTACTTAGGACTTTACAAGAGAACAAATGAGAGCAAACTAACGTACAAGTATTTGTAAGTTTGTATATTTGATTATATGTGGCCCCCTGGTGGCCATTATTGATCATAGTAAATTCCGATTAGACCCAACTGGCATTTCTTTTATGGATTGCTGTTATCTAGCCATTACCTCCACTCATCATCGATCTCTTTGCTGAAACTAGTCAAACCATTTTGCGTCATTAAAACAGTCAAACCTAGTCCAGAGCTTTGTCCATCCATCAGATCCTTTACTGGAGTTTCTATTTctgcaaatatttcttttcatcagATTAAATACATGATAGACGGATCTCACTAAGATGCAACTGTTCTCTCCGACTGTCCTTCTGACTCAGGCGATCGATTTTTAAACTTCCTCGCCCGTCGTTCCTTTCTGCTTTGTCTGCCTTTgttatgcaaacacacatgcatcatttatttctttgtgcatCAACAGCAGAATAATTAGTACATAATCAATACAATCAGACTAAATGGCGATTCCATCCACTGTTCAGTCAcactgctttcctctcctcacATCCTCTTTCAACAGGAAATCCTCTGTTTCataaagaaacaggaagttaaagTCTGACAGTTTGGAGAACCGGGCCATTAAATTTCACTGTAAATATGATAAATGATGCAGAATCGTTCCCACCGAGATTTATGTGcatgaaataatttaacagCTAACTCTTGAGGTCTGGTCAGTCTGCTCGCCTTCCTCTCTTACCCAGAGTCATTTAGCGAGAAGCCGACCAGAGGCAGAGTAACTTCAATTAACATGAGTATTGATGTGTAACTGGTTGTAATGTCCACTAATGAGCATTAGTGCCAGGAAGCTGCTCGTCTGGAGGCGTACTAAAAGACAGACGCGTCGCTCCAAAGCACTCGTCAAACCGTCGAGTGGATCATCATCGCTTCAAGACCAAAGTGGGAGACTTTCACAACTTCTCATGGAGGCCCGCTGTCCATTTATATAGAATGACAGTCATTGTGTGAATAATATCCAACTTTTTAGGTCGCGACTGGAAACGTCACCACAATAAGACAACATACTTATTAGataaatttagttttagttttccaGAAAGTCCAAAATTCACAGTTGTAGTTCTGACTATGATTCTGAAGCGGTATTTAACACATGTTAACTGGTTATTACAATAATCAGCTGGTAGTTATTGACCATATTAACATACCTAATAAAACTactgttatttaaaaaggcaaaaacagcCCAGAACCTCAAGATAAACCATGAGATCCTGCAAAATATGCCTAAAATGTCTTTTCAAAACTAAATTTGGAGAACAGAAACTGTTTTGGTAACAATCTAAAATGTGTCCACTGACAGTTGAGTCAAAATAGTGACCTGAagttaagagtttttttttatttcaaaatcgTGTCCCATCTGAAGCCAGACTGTTCTGGCCAGGTGTATTCATAAATTACTTAATCAGTTGTCTTTAGTGCCATTATATGAAGTGTAGTGTAGTTTGGTTGCCTCATAATCGTCAACAAAACATCATCTCTTTTGTTTATGATCTTAAGCCTAGTTTATTCTCCCCCAGTCGATCTACACAGAGCTGAGTGACCAGTTTACAGGAgaacacaacaataaatacacGAATAAAGCCTCAAAATAGCATCCTCACatatgcatttaaataaaaacccagaGCAGACCTGTCCGCTTGATTTGAATAGCAAAGTGAAATGCAGCGTGTGGAGAGACAAGGTCACACCTGGAGAgaagtgtgtgaatgtatgaCAGGGATGAAACGGAGAGAAACGTGCGCTTGTTGGGAAGGTAGTGAGATAAAAAAGGCGGTGAGAGAAGGAAACAGGATAAGCCCATAAACCCATTTCTAACCATATAAGGTAAAATACGGCAGTAGAGAGACTAGGACATACACTCATTTAAGTTCTTTGGTACATTTTCTGTGAGAAGATCAGAAATATTTGCAGCTAATAAGTGAAACCGGCAGAAAACGAAAAGCAGACGATGAAGAAGTGGGCTTTGAGTATAAATTAAATTCTGAGTtgtacaaaataattattttaataataaaatactattttcatgtttccactcatactatactactataaTATACTACTATATATTAACTTAAACACCTACAGCTTTAATACAACTAAAGTTACCAGAGCTGCAGCGATTAAGACAATCACAATAATTTATGAAATTTGGGATTTTAGACGATTAGACTATTGGCTGGACTGATAAAGGGATATCAAGATTGTCACCCTGGTCCGATATAGTCATTTTCTAAGCGAAATGATCAATTAATCGATAATAAATAAGAGCTAGTTgcagataaaatgtgttaacacAACTCAGAATTAACTTTGCCGAATTTTACACTCCCATTGACTCCAATTGATTCCACCCCTTATAAAACCGCCTCTTTGATGAGCCTGGAACTGTAGAGTTTAGATGATGGTGTCTTCATTTGTAAAACCATAAAAGATACAAGGAAGTAATAAAACGTGTTTGCATGCCGGGCTGATGTTTACAAGTCCACACATTCTTAACTAATCGTGATCATTTTGTAGAGACACGCCTATGCGGTTTCcttgtttccatattttttgCATCAGTCATGAACGCACCGTGGAGCTGTCGAGTGTAGGTCTAAGTCATAGAGACGGGAATGACTCTGACATCTGCTGTCACCTTCATTGCATCACACATAGGGCTCGTATTACCTCAGGGCATTAGACGACAGTGATTCTCGAATAACCTCCGACCCTGAACATCACTCActtatttaacatttcaacCTTGGCCTTCATTTCAATTTCTTAACTCAGTTTCAACATTTCACGTGTTCATCAGCTTTTTGTTGGGAATATTTTACTCAACATCACTTTGTCACTGTTTCTTCCCACTCCTCAGTTGAGTTTCAGGacaatattcattttctctctctttgtccagGTGAGTGTTATGTTTGCGCCTCCAACGAGCCTTACCGAAAGGTTGACTACACCAAGATTTCCGTCCCGAGCTGGAAGCCCGGAGCCGGGACTGGCGCGGCAGGCTCCGGCCGAACGTCCACAGCGTCCACAGGAGTGTCAACAAGCatagttgctgctgctgcagccgccgctgccgccgccgccgccgcctcttcctcctccaagGATCGCGTCGAAGGTCGGGAGGGCAGGGAGAGCAAAGACTTCATCAAACCCAAGCTGGTGACGGTGATCCGAAGCGGCGTGAAGCCCCGCAAGGCGGTGAGGATCCTGCTGAACAAGAAGACGGCGCACTCCTTCGAACAAGTTCTGGCAGACATCACCGAGGCCATCAAGCTGGATTCTGGAGCAGTAAAGAGGCTCTACACGCTGGATGGGAAACAGGTGGGGTCAAGTTTAGTTTTACCTCTTGACAGAAAAATATCTCAATTTGAACAGTCTCCCAACATAGATGAATGAATTCTGTGTGCACACAGTACAGTCCAAAAACCCACAAGTGTTCTCGCTCTGGATGTCATTAAGGAGATGCTGGGAGGCAACTTGTGTGGGCTTGGTACAGCTACGTATCCCAGGGTATTATTGTCTACTGAGCAGGGTTAGGAAATGTGACAACACAACTAATCGATTGAggatgttctcagtcatccaagttgtggtacatccaaaaaaacaacaaaaaagctgaCCTGAGGGAGACTGGACTTGATTTATTGAAGACGTATGGACTTTCTCAAGAATCCCCATGAGTTGCATGAATTGCCCTTCTCTTTCACCTTGTTTTACTGAAACTGGGGCAACTTGTAGGGACTGTAGAGTAGAGTCCCTATGAGTTGCCTTCAGCTGTCCTTGAGAAACTGAATGATTGTCCCTGCAGGTCCAGTTATTCTCGTCTTCAAGAGACCCCACAAGTTGCTGGGACTGTTTCAAGAGTATTGAAGACGTTTTACCCAAGTAGCTTCTGCAGTTCTATCTATTTGCAATTGAAGAAACTATAAGTCCAGTTGTTCTCGTCTTCAAGAGACCCCACGAGTTGCCTATGTTGCCTATGTTTCAGCTCATTTAATTGAAACTGGGGCAACTTACAGGGACTTTTTCAAGAGCCCCTACAAGTTGCCCTAGTTGTCCTTGTCataatttgtttttggaaaCAGAATGAACAGATGTTGGCAATTCTGGTGCATTGAGCTGTTGAAATGCTGGAAATTCTGGAAAATGTGGTCCAGGTAAATGACTTAGTTCCATCATTTACGACTGGAACTGTTGTTGGAGATCAGGATTATGTagagaaaatgtgtttaaagtgtgGACCGTAAGCATAGTGTCTTTGAAGCTCACTCTTGTCACGTTTggtatttttaacttttaatgtgCTCTGATCCTCTCTCTGAGTTCAGGATTTAAACTTGTCACACGTTGGCTGGCAAGACTATTTTtacaacatgcacacaccatCTTTGAAGTTACAGACGAGTGTGTCGGTTGTGACAATGATGGCGTGGAGCTGAGGGAAAGGATGCTCggattatacacacacacttttctatggactcacacacagcagccttaataaatgtaaaatataaatgtaatccCAAAACACAccactttcaaaatgaaagcatCAGCGGCACTAGTAATCTTCCTTTTAGTAACATCCACGGCAGTACATTACAGGCTTTTATTTGGAAGGCAGTGAGTTAAcgaaggcttttattttgaaggcatgGAGTCTTAACGAAGGCTCTGTCGTTTTCACTCTTTTCAGACTCGGCGTGAATGAAACAAGTCTCTCCGTCCTTTCAGTTTGTGCAGCCACTttgaatatacacacacacacacacacacacacacacacacacgaacccTCTTTAACACTGGAGGGTTGTTACCACGGCAACCAGTCTTCCAGTCACAACCCGGTTCCGCATCCGTTAGTCGGTGTGGTCTCCATGGAAACTGCGCAGCCTTTAAAATTCCTCGGTACCAGTTTCTGTTTCACTGCCCTTtcactggccagttcattaggtacaaatTATTCATCAAAACTATTTAAACGACTCCTGAAGAGCtgttctgaagctcagtgtggcgtctCTGGGCGTTGCCATCTTGGAAGTCAATGAAGCCACACAACTTCAGTTTTGGGCCTCATTTTCAACCCCAGGGGTGGAATATTGACTGTTTTCCATGGATTGTGATCCCGTTTCATTCGGGTTGCACACATCCAACAGAAGATTAGCTCGGTAGCTGCAAGTAATTTAATCCATTCtcacatattttctgttttgacgGGACTTTAATCCGTCGTCCTACACCTCTGTTGATCCTTCTTTTCTTCACCTGTTCATCATCCATATTTTTGTcgactcccccctcccctcctcttcgtcctccagCAATCTGGGACATCCTGATGTGGAATTTGTATTTTAATCCTGGAGACAGTTCTTAGACAGcgctctgtgtttatttttattaaagtcagTCATAAACCTGGATTGAATATTCCCatctgttgtctgtgttttttttgttagctgACCTGTCTGCAGGATTTCTTTGGGGACGACGATGTGTTCATGGCGTGCGGACCGGAGAAGTTCCGCTACGCTCAGGACGACTTTGTGCTCACACACGGCGGCAAATCGCAGGCCTTCGTGAATGGTACAACACCATTATTAATCCGCAACAACACAGCTGGCATAAAAGTCCGCTATTAGCTGAGACCAACACATTTACTGAATCGACactttcacttcctgtctctctacAGAGTGCAGGGCCAACAAGGTGTCTCGCTCGAGTGCCCCTCAAAAAACTCCGAAGACCCCCAGCAGTTCTGGCCTCGCCTCTTCTAGGACTCCTCCCAAAGGCCCGTCCAGGACAAAGTCACCGGGTCCAGGTGTGacgcaacaaaaaacaaatacagaaaattaTAACAGCTGCTGATctctacctgctgctgtttcagaaccatgaaccaTGTGGTGGTTGTGAGACATGATGTGGGGAGAGGATGCATATTTTGTTGAGAGCATTTTCCCTCCACATGTGTGATTACCAGTATCGTTTAGACTAATAATTAGTTTGCTTTTTTCTGTTGTGCGCAGCCAATGAGGCTTCAGGATCAACTGGGAGATCGTCCAGATCCAGCCCGTCCCCCACCAGCCCCGGGACGCGACGCAGCCTCAAGGTTTAGACTGAGCTAACCACTGATTGATTGACAGACAACTCTCCTAAATATGTCTAAACCAG harbors:
- the LOC125014661 gene encoding serine/threonine-protein kinase DCLK2-like; translation: MSLSKTLELEHFDERDAKIRRGRSTRAKRDDSTGSTGGGGGSGPSSRGSSLVPSPAHSANCSYYRTRTLQALTSEKRAKKVRFYRNGDRYFKGLVYAVSSDRFRSYDALLMELTRSLADNLHLPQGVRTIYTIDGSKKITSMDELVEGECYVCASNEPYRKVDYTKISVPSWKPGAGTGAAGSGRTSTASTGVSTSIVAAAAAAAAAAAAASSSSKDRVEGREGRESKDFIKPKLVTVIRSGVKPRKAVRILLNKKTAHSFEQVLADITEAIKLDSGAVKRLYTLDGKQLTCLQDFFGDDDVFMACGPEKFRYAQDDFVLTHGGKSQAFVNECRANKVSRSSAPQKTPKTPSSSGLASSRTPPKGPSRTKSPGPANEASGSTGRSSRSSPSPTSPGTRRSLKISPHRTSSTDVNGEAEQLDESTVEVNGNRSVSSSMINDKYKVGKVIGDGNFAVVKECVERSTGQEFALKIIDKARCCGKEHLIENEVAVLRRVRHPSIIQLIEVDETPSQLFLVMELVKGGDLFDAITSSTKYSERDASAMVFNLAGAIKYLHRMNIVHRDIKPENLLVCEYPDGTKSLKLGDFGLATVVEGPLYTVCGTPTYVAPEIIAETGYGLKVDIWAAGVIAYILLCGFPPFRSENNVQEELFDQILRGKLEFPSPDWDAVSLQAKMLISQMLQVNVDARFTAEEVLLHPWVTDEAPVDSNTVSSAEDQISGDTLEPEQESPILETKQVPSPLV